Below is a window of Streptomyces spongiicola DNA.
ACCCTGGGCTACTCGCCGCCGACGCGATCGTCATCGGCGACGCCGGCAACTTCCGGGTGGGACTCCCCACCGTCACCGCGACGCTGCGCGGCATGACGATGGTCCGGGTCACCGTCGACACCCTGGAGGGCAATCTCCACTCGGGGCAGTTCGGCGGAGCCGCCCCCGACGCGCTGGCGGCGCTGATCCGCGTCCTGGACTCGCTGCGCGCCGAGGACGGCTCGACGGTGGTCGAGGGGCTGGACACCGGTGCCGCCTGGGAGGGACTCCAGTACCCCGAGGCGGACTTCCGCAAGGACGCCAGGGTCCTCGACGGGGTGGACCTGCTCGGCCGCGGCAGCGTCGCCGACCGGATCTGGGCGAGCCCCGCCGTCACGGTGATCGGCATCGACTGCTCGCCGGTCGCGGGCGCCGCCCCGTCCGTGCCGGCGAGCGCCCGCGCGCAGATCAGCCTGCGGGTACCGCCCGGGCAGGACGCCGCCGAGGCGACGAAGCTGCTCTTCGCGCACATCGAGAAGCACACGCCGTGGAACGCCCGGGTGAGCGTCGAGCAGGTCGGCCAGGGCCAGCCGTTCCTCGCCGATGCGGGCGGCCCGGCGTACACGGCGATGGCGGACGCCATGCGGGTCGCCTACCCGGGCCAGGAGATGCAGACCGCCGGCATGGGCGGTTCGATCCCGCTGTGCAACACACTCTCCGAGCTCTACCCGTCGGCGGAGATCCTGCTGATCGGGCTCAGCGAACCGGACGCCCGCATCCACGCCGTCAACGAGAGCGTCTCACCGCAGGAGTTGGAGCGGCTGTCCGTGGCCGAGGCACACTTCCTGGTCAACTACGCGCGTTCCCACCGGGCTTGACGAGACCGGCCGCGCTCCCGGACCCGGCAGCGCTCCCGGACCCGTCCCCGGGAACGGACCCGGCCCCGTTCCCGGGTCCGCGCCGCCGGCGAGGCGCGCCGAGAGCGTAGTGCCCGGTCGCGGTGGCGCCCGCCGTCGTCGATGAGGCGGCGCCATGCCTTCTCGCGCACTTCCCGCCCGGCGTCGTCGGTGTCGGTCATCTGTCGCCTCCCGTTCCCGGATCGCCGCCGTCAGGGCGGACAGCCGGTCGTCGACCTCCCGCGCCGGCAGGTCGAGTGCGGCGGGGCGGCAGCCGCGAGCGCCGCGGCGGCCGGTACGGCCCCGGGAGCGCGCGGCGCCGTGAAGCCGGGGCGGCGCGCCGTGAAACCGGGCGGCGCGAATCGTTCCGGGCGCGAGACCGCGCGGGTCGCGAGACCGCGCCGCCCGGTGGACGTGCGACGGACCGAATCGCCTGCTCCACACACCGAACGGCACCGCACCCCGGCACCGCACCCCGGCACCGGCCCCGTACCCGTCAGACGGGCACACCCGCCTCCAGATTGAGCACCGTGCCGCGCTCCCGGGCGCGCAGTGCCCAGCGCAGCCGCTCGTAACGCACGGGGGGCAGCATCCCGGCGGCCTCCTCCTCCGTCGCGAAGCGCCAGCCCCGCAGCTCGGCCCCCGGCAGGCTCACCCGCGCGGCGGCGTCGTCGCCGGTGAGCCGCCCTCCGTCGAAGAGCAGCCGGAGCCCTCCGTATCCGGGTGGCCGGGGCGGTTCCCAGTCGACGACGAGCAGCCGCGGCACGGCGTCGAGTTCGATCCCTATCTCCTCGGCGACCTCCCGGATGCCCGCGCGGGCCGGGGCCTCGCCGGACTCCACGACCCCGCCGGGGAACTCCCAGCCCGGTTTGTAGGTGGGATCGACGAGGAGCACCCGGTCCTCTTCGTCGAAGAGCAGGACCCCGGCCGCGAGGGTCTCGGCCGTCGGTTCCGCCGTCTGCACGATGTCACTGACCGCGGCCGCGCCGGATCGGACGGCCTCGGCCACCGACTCCGCCGTCTCCCTCGGTGTGAGGCGGGAGTTGTCGACGACATGGGCGTCGGCGAGCAGCCAGCCGAGGGCGGTGCGGTAGCGCTCGACGTGGTCGCGGGCATCGGCCTCCCCCGGGCGTCCGCCGGAGGCGCCCAGGTCCTCACGGGTGGCGATCCGGTTCCGCAGGATCGTTTCATCCGTGCGGAGCAGCACATGCCGGACCGGGATCCGGCGTGCGGCGAGACCACCGAAGATCTCGTCGCGGTACTCCTGCCTCAGCAGGGTCATCGGGACCACCAGCACCCCGCCGACCTCGGCGAGCAGCGCGGCCGCGGTGTCGACGACCAGCCGGCGCCAGATCGGCAGGTCCTGATGGTCCGTCACCTCGGCGAGCCGCTTCTGCGGCAGCAGGGCCCGCATCGCGCCGCCGGTCACCTCGGGGTCGTACAACGTGCTGTTCGGGATCAGATCGATCAGCTCGCGAGCAGTGGTCGTCTTGCCCGCGCTGAACGCACCGTTGATCCAGACGATCACGGTTCCCCCTCCTCCGTAGCCCCCTGTGGACTGCCCGCAACACCCTGCCACGGAAACGTCACTCCGGATGCGTCACGCCCGCCGTGCGACCAGGCCGTAACACATCCGTGCGGAGGTTCGTTGGGGATCAGGGACGAGCAAGGGGGTGCGAGGTGCGCCGAACGGTGCTGGAGAGGTTTCCCGCAGGTGGCCCGCGAGGGAGCTGGCCGGCCGAGGAGTTCGCGCGGGCGCGCCGGGACGAGGGCCTACCGGCGGAGGTCGTGATGGACCTGGACTCCGACGCGTTCCTCGTCGTGATTCCCCGGCAGGGCTCCGGTCCCGACGGGCGGTCCGCCCGGGATCACAGGGCCCAGTACGGCCCCGACAGCACCCGGTGGAGCAGCCGCACCGACGACCCGTCCGGTGTGGTGGCCCTGACCTCGAACCGGAGATGACGGCCCCTGGGCACGTCGGCGCTGCACTGGAACTGATGGCCGCCGGGCCCCTTGCCGGTGACGGTGAGGTACGCGGACGGGTTGGCGCCGGCGGTGTCCGTCAGATAGAAGCGGCCCTCGATGCGCGCCTCCTTGTGGGTGCTGTCGGCGAACAGCAGATGGACCAGCGTCGAATGGCGCCGCGGTCCCGAGTGCACCACGGCGTCCGTGAAGGCCAGGCCCGTCCAGACTCCGGAGCGGAGCGAGACGTCCACGGCGTTGGACTCGTTCAGCATGGACGGCATGTCGGGGTCCTCCAGGGGTGGTCTCGGTCCGGTCGCACGGGCGACGATTCCGGGGAAGACGACGTTTCTGAACTGGCTCACCCGGGCGTCCCCCGGGCATGCGGTGCCGGACACCGACCAGTCGGTGTACAGGCGGTGGTAGCCGTAGCCGGGGTCGGAGGCCGAGCGGCAGACCCGTAGCGGAATGCCGTGCCGGTGGTGCAGCCAGCTGCCGAGGGCGATCAGCTTCTCGACCTGTTCGCCGGTCCACGGGTCCGACGCCTTGGTGTTCGACGCCGTCTCGATCGAGACGGCGCCCGTACCGTCAGGGCGCCGGTTGGCCCCGGCGTTGGCGTCGGCGCGGGTCTCGGTGCCGATGAACTGCCCCAGGTCGCCTCCGTAGTCGAGGCCGAAGTGGCTCTCGAGCGAGGTGGACTTCCAGTACTCGTAGAGCCGGTCCACACTCCACGGCGCGGCGATGCTGTGGAAGATCATCTGTGTCGGTCGGATCGCCGGCTGACCGTCACTCTCCGGTTGGAGCTCCAACTTTCTGGCGAACGGGCACCAGGCCATCGGGGTCCCTCCTTCCTCTCCCCCGAGGGGGGCGACGGCACGAGCGCCGTCGGCCGTACTGCCGGCGGATGCGCGCACCGGTACGCGGGCTGCCGGGGGCCGTGCTTTCCACACCGCGTCCGGTTGCGGCGGTCCGGGGACAACGGGCCGCCGCAACCGGCGGTCCGGGGGACCGGGCCCCGGAGTCGCGCTCCGCCGGCACTCCGGCACGGCGGCGAGGCACCGTGGGTGCGTGGTCCCCGGAGGCCCGCGGCCGTTCGCCGCCCGGAGGCCGCGCGCGAACCGCGACCGGCGGCGCGACAGGGTCGGGAGCGGCGGCGCGACAGGGGACGGATGCGGCCGCGCGACAGGAGACGTGATGCGACATGGCTGCCGGACCGGCGGGAGGCCGTCCGGCCGGGGCTGCGACGCGTCGGTGGTGGCAGCCGGGTACCAGGGCCACGCGAGCACCCCCTTGTGTCGTGCCCATGTCCGTGATGCCGCAGGCAGCGGCCCGGGAAACCCCGGGCGGAGGTCTTTCGGCGCCGGTGCGTCCGTGCCCGGGGGCGCACACACCGAACCGCCGGCCCGAGCGGGCGCATCCGTGCCCGCCCCGGCGCAGTCGGGCGACAGGCGTGGTGCGTGCCCGTCTGGTGAGACCGAGTTCGCGTAGGGCGTCGGCGGGGTGGTGGCGGTAGTGGCCGTGGGCTGCGGCGTCGTTCGTCCACCCGGCGAGGTGGGCGAGGCTGATCGCCGGGCCGCGGAAGGTCGCGAGCGCTCGGGGCAGACCGCCGGTGCGAGCCCGGTAGGCCTGATGACCGGTACGCCGATCCCGGTGAACACCCTCTCCGGGACGACGACGGCGCGGACCTGCCTCGGCCGTCTCCGCCGGCAGCGAGTCGAGACCGGCGTTGCCCGGATGGGCCTTCCCCGATGTCCGAAAGCGCCGACTCCACCTCGTCTTCGCCGTCCTCCGCGCCGAACCCACTCGGCGCGGCGCCGTCGCCCGGTCGGGTCGGGTCGGGTCGGACCCACTCCACCCCGTCTTCGCCGCCCTCCGCGCCGAACCCACTCCGAGCGGCGCCGTCGCCCGGTCGGGTCGGTGAAGACCAGCGCGTCCAGGCGGCGGGTGCAGCCCCCGGCCAGCGCCAGGCGGGCGGCGACCTCGGCGACGGCGCGCTCGTCGGCCTGGTGCAGCGCGGAGCGGACGATGGTGTCGACCTGGGCCGCGGCCGGTGGCTCGATCATCTCCGCGCGCGTCCGCCGCGGCAGTTCGGCCCGCACCTGCTCCTTGCGTCGTTCGCCGTTCGCCGTTCGCCGTGCCAGAGCATGTCCACCAGGTGCGCGAGGAGCTTGACCAGGTCGGTCCTGGTGCACTCGTGCCGGCCGGTCAGATCCCGCAGCCCGCTGCGGTGCCGGATGGCCGCGGACGAGGTGAAGTCCTGGAAGACCGGTTCGGACGCGGCAACGCCGACCTGCTTGGCGACGTGCTCGACCGCGTCGGGCGGCGAATCCAGGCGCATCCGGGAAACCCGCCGCGCCAGGTCCAGGACTTGACCTGAACGGCGAAGCCCGGCCTCGTGGCACAGGTCCTGTTCCGCAGCCGACGCAGCCGGCCCGCCTCGTCTCCGGAGAGGGTGAAGTGGTCCACCACCCCGTCCGGACCCAGCTCCCGCCCCACTGCCCGGCTCCTTCCGTACGCCCCCCGTGATCGCCTGTCGGGCCGGACGGTGATGGCTCTGGTGTACGGCTGGTGCGGGTATCGACGAGGTGCCCGAAAGAGACGGAGTGACCTGCTACGGCACCGGCTCTGCCGCAGGACGGCGGCTCACGCCGATCGTCCCTCGCCCCGAATCCCCGGCTGCCCTCTGCGGTAGGCGGAGCCGCGACCCCGGAGGGCGAAGAGACGGCCGGAGGTCAACGAGCGGCGCGGAGCGCGGCTGCCGCGCCGTCGGCGGACCCGCTGATCCCCCATGGCCTCGGGGCGCGGGAGCGCAGGGTCGGGGCACCGCCGTTTCGGTGCGCGGCCCGGGCATCCGCGCACCGGCGGCTCTCAGCCCGCCGCGGTGGCCGCGGCCGCGCCCCGAGGGCCGGGCGACACCGCCGCGGCCGCGCCGAGCAGACCCGCGTCGGTGCCCGTCAGCGCCGGAGCGACGGCGAGGTCCCGGACGAAGGACAGCCTGGCGTAGTCGTGCAGGGCACGGCGCAGCGGGGCGAAGAGGACCTCGCCGGCGCCCGCCACTCCCCCGCCGATCACGGCGATGCGGATCTCGACGAGCGTGGCGGTGGCGGCGATTCCCGCTGCCAGCGCCTGCGCCGCGCGCTCGAAGGAGGCGGCGGCGACCGGATCGCCCGCCGCGGCGGCCGCGGCCACGGCGGCCGCGGTGGTGTCTCCGTCCCCGCCGGGGCGCCAGCCGTCCTCGAGGGCCCGCCGGGCGATGTTGGGGCCGCTCGCGATCCGCTCCACACAGCCGCGCGCCCCGCACGGGCAGAGGTCCCCGTCGAGATCCACACTGATGTGGCCGATGTGACCGGCGTTCCCGGTCGGCCCCGGGTGCAGCCTGCCGCCGAGCACGAGCCCGCCGCCGACCCCGGTGGACACGACCATGCACAGGGCGTTGTCGTACCCGCGTGCGGCGCCCTGCCAGTGTTCCGCCGCGGTCATGGCGACACCGTCCCCGACCAGTTCCACCGGCAGTCCGCCGGTAGCCGCCCGTACCCGGTCCACCAGCGGGTATCCCCGCCAGCCGGGGACGTTGACCGGGCTGACGGTGCCCGCGGAGGCGTCCACCGGGCCCGCGCTGCCGATGCCCACCGCGGAGACGCGGAGCCAGAGGGGCGAGCCGCGGAGTTCACCGAGGACCGTCTCGACCGCGCGCATCACCGTCTCCCCGTCCTCACGCGCCGGCGTCGGCCGCTGCACCCTGACGAGAATCCTGCCGCTGCCGTCCACCAGCGCACCGGCGATCTTGGTTCCGCCGATGTCGAGCGCGGCGACGAGGTCGTTATGCATCGGTGTGGATCTCCCGGGGGCTGGAACAGCGGCTGGTACGGCCAGTCTCCCCGCGTATGACAACGTTGTCCAGGCTCTATGCTCGACGCCACAGCCTCGCACAGCCCCGAAGCGGGCGCACGCGACACCCGACAGGTGGCCCGGACGGGCACTCCCGACGACGATTGGACCGCGCATCGTGGCCGAGTTCGCCCGCCGCAACGAGACCCGCTACGGCAACCGGCCCACCATGAAGGACGTGGCCGCGCGTGCCGGAGTGGGACTGAAGACGGTCTCGCGGGTGGTGAACGGCGAGCCCGGCGTCACCCCGGACACCGAGCGCCGGGTGCAGGAGGCCATCGAGGCGATGGGGTTCCGCCGCAACGACAGCGCGCGCGTCCTGCGCAAGGGCCGTACCGCCTCGATCGGGCTGGTCCTGGAGGATCTGGCCGACCCCTTCTACGGACCGCTGAGCCGAGCCGTGGAGGAGGTCGCGAGGGCGCACGGAGCACTGCTGATCAACGGGTCCAGTGCGGAGGACCCCGACCGCGAGCAGGAGCTGGTGCTCGCGCTGTGCGCCCGCCGGGTGGACGGCCTCATCGTGATCCCCGCCGGTCACGACCATCGCTATCTGGAGCCCGAGATCAGGGCGGGCGTCGCCACGGTGTTCGTGGACCGGCCCGCCGGCCGGATCGACGCGGACGCGGTGCTCTCCGACAGCTACGGCGGCGCCCGGGAGGGCGTCGCACATCTCATCGCCCACGGTCACCGGAACATCGGGTTCGTCGGCGACCAGCCGCGCATCCACACCGCGGCGGAGCGGCTGCGCGGCTACCGGGCCGCGATGGCGGACGCGGGGCTCCCGGTGGACGAGCGCTGGGTGTCCCTGGGCTCGACGGACCCCGCGCGGGTGAGGGCGGCGACGGAGGAGATGCTGTCCGGCCCCGATCCGGTCA
It encodes the following:
- a CDS encoding dipeptidase; this translates as MTANPIAETVASLMPRAKAELAELVAFESVADPAVAPGSECEAAADWVADALRSEGFQDVALLATPDGSQSVYGLLPGPEGAPTVLLYAHYDVQPKLDESAWVSPPFELTERDGRWFGRGAADCKGGFIMHLLALRALRANGGVPVSVKVIVEGSEEQGTGGLERYAEAHPGLLAADAIVIGDAGNFRVGLPTVTATLRGMTMVRVTVDTLEGNLHSGQFGGAAPDALAALIRVLDSLRAEDGSTVVEGLDTGAAWEGLQYPEADFRKDARVLDGVDLLGRGSVADRIWASPAVTVIGIDCSPVAGAAPSVPASARAQISLRVPPGQDAAEATKLLFAHIEKHTPWNARVSVEQVGQGQPFLADAGGPAYTAMADAMRVAYPGQEMQTAGMGGSIPLCNTLSELYPSAEILLIGLSEPDARIHAVNESVSPQELERLSVAEAHFLVNYARSHRA
- a CDS encoding NUDIX hydrolase — protein: MIVWINGAFSAGKTTTARELIDLIPNSTLYDPEVTGGAMRALLPQKRLAEVTDHQDLPIWRRLVVDTAAALLAEVGGVLVVPMTLLRQEYRDEIFGGLAARRIPVRHVLLRTDETILRNRIATREDLGASGGRPGEADARDHVERYRTALGWLLADAHVVDNSRLTPRETAESVAEAVRSGAAAVSDIVQTAEPTAETLAAGVLLFDEEDRVLLVDPTYKPGWEFPGGVVESGEAPARAGIREVAEEIGIELDAVPRLLVVDWEPPRPPGYGGLRLLFDGGRLTGDDAAARVSLPGAELRGWRFATEEEAAGMLPPVRYERLRWALRARERGTVLNLEAGVPV
- a CDS encoding peptidoglycan recognition protein family protein, with amino-acid sequence MIFHSIAAPWSVDRLYEYWKSTSLESHFGLDYGGDLGQFIGTETRADANAGANRRPDGTGAVSIETASNTKASDPWTGEQVEKLIALGSWLHHRHGIPLRVCRSASDPGYGYHRLYTDWSVSGTACPGDARVSQFRNVVFPGIVARATGPRPPLEDPDMPSMLNESNAVDVSLRSGVWTGLAFTDAVVHSGPRRHSTLVHLLFADSTHKEARIEGRFYLTDTAGANPSAYLTVTGKGPGGHQFQCSADVPRGRHLRFEVRATTPDGSSVRLLHRVLSGPYWAL
- a CDS encoding DUF4158 domain-containing protein; protein product: MRLDSPPDAVEHVAKQVGVAASEPVFQDFTSSAAIRHRSGLRDLTGRHECTRTDLVKLLAHLVDMLWHGERRTANDARSRCGPNCRGGRARR
- a CDS encoding ROK family protein, translated to MHNDLVAALDIGGTKIAGALVDGSGRILVRVQRPTPAREDGETVMRAVETVLGELRGSPLWLRVSAVGIGSAGPVDASAGTVSPVNVPGWRGYPLVDRVRAATGGLPVELVGDGVAMTAAEHWQGAARGYDNALCMVVSTGVGGGLVLGGRLHPGPTGNAGHIGHISVDLDGDLCPCGARGCVERIASGPNIARRALEDGWRPGGDGDTTAAAVAAAAAAGDPVAAASFERAAQALAAGIAATATLVEIRIAVIGGGVAGAGEVLFAPLRRALHDYARLSFVRDLAVAPALTGTDAGLLGAAAAVSPGPRGAAAATAAG
- a CDS encoding LacI family DNA-binding transcriptional regulator, yielding MKDVAARAGVGLKTVSRVVNGEPGVTPDTERRVQEAIEAMGFRRNDSARVLRKGRTASIGLVLEDLADPFYGPLSRAVEEVARAHGALLINGSSAEDPDREQELVLALCARRVDGLIVIPAGHDHRYLEPEIRAGVATVFVDRPAGRIDADAVLSDSYGGAREGVAHLIAHGHRNIGFVGDQPRIHTAAERLRGYRAAMADAGLPVDERWVSLGSTDPARVRAATEEMLSGPDPVTALFAGNNRVTVTAVRLLAGRDAPIALVGFDDIELADLLGITVIAQDAAALGRTAAERLFRRLDGVSEAPTRVELTTRLLARGSGEVPPPGA